In the genome of Cydia splendana chromosome 12, ilCydSple1.2, whole genome shotgun sequence, the window acgtttttgtttgaagaaacgtacgtcacgtttgacactgatatatctaatccatatcgtttctagatccattaattgacgtatcttaaagttcgaatcgggccgtacgACATGAACCGTCATGTGTTCAGTGATACCTACGAGATAGTACGCGTAATGGCGTAATAGGTTGCCTTATCTGTTCCGTAGTGGAAGCATAAACACCCACATTTTTTATCTCCGACAAAATAAATTTATCATGTGATTACTCATAACAATGCAtgggttttaaaatagcaatTCCATTCATACAATACACCATCAATCAATAAATTACGATACCTGTAATCTAATTCAAAACATGATCCGTAAACGTTTAGTCGGCAGAAATGTAGCCGGATGTAGCGACGAGGGGGGCAAGCCTTGCTATACAGCATTCAACATCCGCCAGGCCAGGTATTCAGCACAAGGTCGCAGCAACATACCATCTAAGTACCTTGCTGTGCTAATGCTATACTTGACGCCGACGCGATAACTTAGACAACTTACAAGTGCTCCCACTTGGGCGTGTCATTTAAACATGTAATCTTGTCAATTGATGCAAGGATTTCCTCATAGGTAAATTATGTAATTCTTAGAATACACAAAGAGTTGTTTATAAGGAACAATTCAGCGGAACGTTCAAAGAGTCGAAACTTTAAAAAGCCAGTTCCCAGTACAACATGTCGACATCGAGCCGCTtgtttaataaaaattgattgATGAATGCGAGTGTGTAGGTCGCTATGACGATGTAGTGGTTCTCGAGGTGGGGGATTGAGGTCACAACGTAAGGACCGCGAGGCGGAATGCGTTTCGGCGGCGTGGGAATGCGACTCGCGAGTACCGTTGCGCCGCCCGCCGCCCGGCCCGCTGACGTGGAATGCGAGAACCCATTTGCGGCTGCGCGGACCAGCTCGCTTTATTAGTGACTCATGCGCAACTTCAATACCACCACACCAAACTAGTCACCGCTGCACGATGCATCTGCATTCGAGGAAGACTGGCTTCGTTCAATATTTAAGGCAACACAGAGAAACACATCTCAGACGTTGCTGATCAGAGTTCTCGGTGTTagtcaaaattaatttaattatatcgcgttcttaaaataaaaatggaacAATATTTGAAAATCAATTGATAAAAACAGAAAGtttaaacataaatatgtagATGGTTTCACATTGTAGCTATGATAACAACGGAACCATGAAACCGTATtccgtaggtacattttttttggcAAATTAACCGTTACTCAAGTGGCGGACTTGTGGCCTCTGGTACCGTTGTTAGAAAGAGAGAGAGTGGGTCGGAGCACGCTCTCTATTCAACATCGTTCACGTCCGTTGTATTGAATGGATGGAAGCGTTTTTTGTCTCGTCTACgtaagaaaataaacaaaaactaacACACTAAACTGGATCATCGAACTCTAAGCGAGATAAAAACTGGCCTATTCGGCAAATCGGCACCTGAGTTATGTGCTCTTTCCAACTTTCcattactttattttactaaGTATTATAACAACTATTCCTGAACACAAGATTCAACGGGTCCTCGATATGTTAAATTACCACTCGGCCGGTAAATAGAtttacttattcaaaaataaattaatttataatataataatcatTATGTTTCGCTGCCAAACATCGTGGAAGGTTTCATTAATTGGGGCGTAGACAGATGGGCAGACAGCGCGGTCCTACTGTCTGGTCCCCACCGCGGTGACGTATGTGCCAGCACCAGCGcagcgcccgcgcccgcgccgatAAACAAGTACTTGCTCTCGAGGCGCGACgacgcgccgcgcgccgctcaCCGCTGCTCTCAAAACAGCACCGCTACAATACCCCGTTTAAGCCAAAACAAACACCTCGATTTAGGTATCCTCAAACACTCTAGCTCAGACTAGACGTTAGCTACGCAAAGTTCATCATGTAATAGTAGATATTTGTTTACAGACGACCGGTGAAATTCGGGCGCCGATCGCGGCGGCGGAGTCCGCCGCCGAATCTCCAGTCAAGATGCAGGCGCAACCGGCCGCGGCGGCCAACAAGCGCACGGCCAATGACTACATCTTCCGAAAACTGATTGGAGAGGGTTGTTACAGCACTGTGTTCTTCGCTACAGATATTCACACTGGGAAAGAATATGCAAGTAAGTAGATTACTTACTTTACTTCGAAGGATCATTGTAGGATTCTTAATTGATAGTTAGGTTTTCAATATATTTGaaactaatattattattttctttccaGTTAAAGTTTGCGAGAAACGTCAGATTATTAAAGAAAAGAAGAGGGAGTACATAAAGAGAGAGAAAGATGCTTTGAACATGCTGTTCAATGTGGCCCACGGTTTTGTCAAATTATATTGTACTTTCCAAGATGAAGAACGATTGTACTTTGTGTTGTCTTATGCCAAGAATGGCGAATTGTTGTCTTATATAAATAAGGTTGGCTCTTTCGAGCTAAATGTAGCTAAATTTTATGCTGCTGAGCTATTAATGGCCTTAGAAAGCATGCACGCTAAAGGAATCATCCACCGAGACTTAAAACCAGAAAACATTTTATTGGACGAAAATATGCACTTACAAATTGCGGACTTCGGTACAACAAAAATTTTGGACCCAGAAGAGATTCGTTCAACACCTAACAAGACTGATGATGACCAGACGTTGGCAGAGAATGACAGACAGAGAAAGATCAGTTTCGTCGGAACCGCGCAATACGTCAGCCCAGAACTTCTGCATAACCGCGTGGACACGCGCGCCTCCGACCTCTGGGCCTTGGGCTGCATTATCTACCAGATGATCTCAGGACTGCCTCCATTCCGTGGCTCCAATGAGTTCCTTACCTTCCAGAAAATACTTAAATTGGACTACGAATTCCCCGAAGGCTTCCCCGCCGACGCAAAAGACTTAGTTGAGAAGCTTTTAGTTTTGGATTATTCCAAGAGGATTGGAGCTAACGATACGGGAAATACTTATGAAAGTATACGAAACCATCCATTCTTCGAAGGGATCAACTGGGATAATGTCTGGACTCAGTCACCGCCAACTATATCCCCGTATTTGCCAGGCGGTTCTTTCGAAGAAGAATATCCTCTGGATCACTTAGAGCCCGGCTTAGACCAAAACCAACTTGTGCGCCTGTGGAAGTTCGACTTATCTACCTCAGAAGGTATGTTATAACATTATGTTATTGTATTATAATGTTCGGCCGATAAGAAGTCAATCCTGACCTGGCAGGTGTCAACTCGGTACAAATTATaatctaaaacagtgtttgttgttatacttTGTACTGCGTTGACACCTGTCAGGATTGACTTCTTATTAGTTGTTATCGGCCATGTCAATGGGCCTAGAATGCCTAGCACTATAATAGGAGAGCATCATAATTCTATCAAAGCAATGCTTTTGCCGACGGTAGGTAATGCAACAAAGACTTGTACGAGTGCAGTGAAGCGACAAGTAACTGGCAACTGGAGCGTCCGTGACCCAAATTCTTTGCCAACATGCTTCTCGTTTCATTGCTAAATAGTATCCGACCAAGTTCCGTTTTGCAGTTACTCCGCCGATATTTGACACAGATATTATTACTAACAGTGCCATATGATTTAGTACTGGTACTAACgccatatgtttttttttgtgggcGAGAAATATGATCGTTCCATATGTTGCTTGCATTGTATCCTACGCTGCGTCATCGCGTTACAGCTATTTGCATTCACAACGGATGTCCTCACTGTTCTGGCTTACGGTCCTTTAATAGGAATGACGTCAGCTCGCCGTTTCTCACTCTTTGGCGAGTCGCGATGAAATTGAATGAGTCGCAACGCGCGGTAACTTCATTAATAACGTACTCTTGATGAGATCAGCTGTTCGAATGCTATGATGTGTAGTGTGTTATTTGACTTATCATTCAAATTAGGAAATTCGGGAAACTGAACTTACCATGTTAGTATTAGCAACATACCTATATAGTTAGCATAGACTCATGTATGTCAAATTGTTATTTCAGGAATCTTAACCATAAGTCCGGAAGAAAGGCGGCGGAGACTCGAAGCTCAAGAACGCGACAATAAATGGCATCAGTTCGTCGACGGAGAGCTGATTCTAAAGCAAGGACTCATCGATAAGAGGAAGGGGCTGTTCGCGCGCCGGCGCATGCTTCTGCTGACCACCGGCCCGCGGCTCTTCTACGTGGACCCGGTCAACATGGTGCTCAAAGGAGAGATCCCTTGGTCACCGAAGTTGCGCGTAGAAGCAAAAAACTTTAGAATATTTTTAGTTCACACGGTGAGTTTACTTTTTCACCTTCATCTCATTACTCTGtaatgacattttgatttaTTACCCAATTATTTTGTTCTAAAGAGTCACTTTTTCACTAAACATTGTATACTCGTACTGCCTAATTAAATGACCTTAATAAACTCTCATTGTGAATCAAGACTTGTATGCATGatttttcatttatatttttttcttcacAGCCAAACCGCACATACTACCTAGAGGACCCAGAATCATACGCCCTAGAGTGGGCGCGAGTGATCAACGAAGTTCGCATCGGCACGTATGGGCGCGACACGACTTAAGCGCGCTGCCGGCGCCGCCACGAGTCGCGCCCGCACCCCGTGCTCCGAGCCCGCACCCCGCCTCCTCCGCGGCGAGTGCACATAGGATACATTCTAGCCATCGTTACGAGCACGAACTAGCAAGGAAGCTTCAGTGACATTGAAAGGTCTCGAAGGGAGTCGGCCACCGCCGGCCTCAGCGCCGCCGCGCGCCACATATGTTGAGAGCGCGCCGACGAGTGCCGCGACGACCGAACGCCCGCAGTCGATCACGATCGCTGTCGTTCCCGAACGACTGATTCCTAATAGTATGTTCCgactaaactaaattattacTCTCGATTAAGTTCTTATTTAAATGTGGATTCACGATTATTTTAATGtgattatatgtaaatatttgtcTTAAATTATTATCGCGATCGCATAGTTATAGTGTAATGTAGTGAATAATCGTGGGCCGTTAGACTTTGAAGTGTACGGGCCCGTTGTAAGAATGGATTTGTAATTCACCACCCGCGTGTTCACGAAGCCCATTCCGGTTGGTAACTAGGCAATTTTagctaaattaatattatttattttaatttaatttatttgccaACGGAATGCGACTGCTGTACAGTTATATAAAAATTAGGAAATTATGGTTGGTACAATTCTGCGACAGTAACGACCGGTCGTAGGTTATTCATATTATGAATCTACCAGTCGGTATACGGCAAATATGGATCGTTACGTCGGCTGTAGAAGTGGATCAACCGAGCGTAAGAAGGATAGCTTCTTAGTAGCGGGGCCGGAACTGGGCGTATACTGTGTAGCCCAGCACGCGCCAGGCACCAGGTGCCGGCGCTGGGCGCAGCTCGGCGACCGCGCATGCACTGCGCCCGCGACCTCCCGGCTTCTTCACTTGTGCATCATTTGCACTGTAATCCTAATGATAAAACTTAGAGAAAGTATACGGATAAAATCGCCTAAGGTCAACTATTGTTTGTAACGAATTATTCGATTAAAATATATCGTATTTGTAAttgaaattacttaatgaaGCTGAATTGgttttaaatgattttaattGTGTATTTCGAGTACTATTTTATTGACATGTGAGATATATCAAACGCCATGATAATTATAAAGCTATGACTCATAATATTGGCAATTTGTTCTAATAGCTTGTTTACTGTACCTATATGCCGACTTGCCTGAAATATTGTATAATTAGGCTTTGTTGTAAAGGTCCATAGTTCAATTATTGTAACTATTggtttagtaaaaaaatagggtAATTAAAGTATTTCAAGCACTAGCCTTATTTCTTTTGGTAGATAAATTTGTACTTCAGACAATGAAACACAATAGTTGTCAGCGTTATTGGATTTCTCCATGACATTGTTAATTATTAATTCTGCATTTAAACCTGTTAACTATTGTAattataatttacaatatttgtattgattaaattctttaaaaagtatcagaataataaaatgaaaaaaaattgaaGTTGATTTTTAAAGTCTTAGTTTTATTAGATTACCCACAGTACCCACAGTAGATtacccagtgaaagttcctgtttaatattttaggtgcccggttaataataagcctaaCATATTTATCTgtgaatatattattataaccaCCAGTCCACCATGTTCTGTAACTTCTTCAAACGGGCATCGCGCTCACCAACGACAATATTCAGCGCCATCTttctaacattcaccacacctAACCGAATACCTAGGCGTAGTATATACTTCATAAGTTTTCACCAGGTGTCGCCATGGTTGCGAAAGAGATTGAATTATGGAAGGTAGAGTGTACACTCCTACACTCCATAGATTGAATGCCCTAAATGTTGCCACTTAGGAAAAAATAATCTGCTTGATatttaggccccgttcgcacggcagctttttcgacgcgcgttaaaaaagcgtttgaatgacacaaatggataaccatgtatgtatcacggacgtagagagtaaactggatagtgtacactggccaaaaggtgtgtccacatgagaggtcaaacctgagccctccatctctttctaattagggtgaccataagtcatatgaatgtgggatattagcataagatggaatgtatagtttggccaggatcttttctcattcgtgcataatcagaaagaatcatactgtattttccctatgctagtataattgccccagaaaagagatggatatagttttttttctcttctgtaaaacgcttcacacaaccttacttaatttagtcgttataacagcttttagtcgttataaaaactgttacagatgggatgggcgcttagaggatataaccaacggagacgccatgtctaaaattttcggtacaaaatagtctgccgttttttgcgggggaggggcacatcaaatgtataggtacgtcatgtcagataaacgtcagtccatacatatggttgacaagttgttgaccattggccgcctattttcgacagaggggaacgcctgttaatggcggctccattgttaattactccgaggatGGGCGTATTGAATCGCGATCATGGTCGattgtgaggaaggtggtccgccgtacgtccatTAAAAAATACAGCTATATTTAAGAAAGAGCGAGACAGATATCCAGGGTGgggtaaaacgttgtactaggtaactaggtaattcgcaaatcgtgTCGATTAAAAACACTGCCTtcagtcgtgttttaatttatcaccatcatcatcatcattggccttcgaGTCTATTACAGACTATACAAGCAGTGTCAGGTAGGGAGACAACGTTTTTCGTGGCTGTGTAAGCCAATACGGGAGCGGCAAACATGACCACAGGCCTGGCAGGTGTAATGTGCCCGTGGCGAGCAGGTGTCGGGCTGATGACGCTTGGCTCGCTTACTTGCGAGTGTCTTAAACCAAGCGTCGTCGTGAATTTTACGCCCGTCAAATACCAGTTTGCGCCACTTGACTCTGTCCTCGGCATGTTTCTCCCAATTGTCAACCGGGATGTTGAAGGCGTGCATGTCTCGTTTGGCGCAATCTTTATGTCGTAACATTGGCCGACCTACGCTTCTCTTGGCATCAGCTATGGCACCAAGCAAAACACGCCGCGGTAAACGAGTAGGTTGCATACGATGCACATGCCCCAGCCAACGTAAGCGTCTCTGCTTTAGCAGCGCAAAGAGGCTGGGCAGCTGAGCAATCTCAAGCACCCTTTCGTTTGTGACCCTATCCTTCCAGTGTATGCCCAAAATGTTCCGGATGCAGCGCATGTGGAAAGCGTTAAGACGACGTTCGTGCTTGGCGTACGAGGTCCAGGTCTCAGCCCCGTACAAGAGTATGCTCAGGATGCACGTTTGATAAACAACCATCTTGGTTTTCCTGGTAAGGTGTTTATTTTGCCATACTCTTGTACTCAACTTCCCAAACATCGTCGCCGCTTTTCCGATACGAAAGTCAATTTCTGCATCCGGTGAGAGATTGTTAGTCACCGTCGACCCGAGGTAGCAAAATTTGTCGACTGACTCGAGCGGGGCGCCATCCAACAGGATTTTCGGTGTTTCCGCACACCCTTGAGCCAGTACAACTGTTTTTCGGGGATTTATGGACATAGAGAATAGAGCACAGGCACGCGAAAACTTGTCCATAATGGTCTGAAGCTCAAGCTGCGATGTGGCGATGAAGGCTGCGTCGTCGGCAAATAGCAAACTGTCAACGAATAAATCGTCTCGTTTTTGCTTAGACTTTAATAGTGACACATTGTAAAGTTTTCCGTCAGCCCTCGTATGAAGATGGATACCCTGTTGGTCGTCACCGAACGCAGTTTTCAGCAGTAACGAGAAGAATATACCAAACAGGGTAGGCGCCAGTACGCAGCCTTGCCGAACACCTCGACGCATAGAGAACGGGTCAGACACGGTACCGTCGAACACCACTGCACCTTGCATACCCTCGTGAAACGACTTCACAAGACTCAATAGTTTTGGGGGGCATCCAATGTGTTCTAGTACGGAGTAAAGCCCTTCCCTGCTGACGGTGTCGAAGGCCTTATTCAGGTCAACGAACGCCACAACAAGGGGTGTTCTCTGCTCTCTACACTTTTCTTGAATCTGCCGAAGTGTAAAGATCATATCCGTTGTAGAACGCTGGGCACGGAATCCACACTGGCTTTCGGGATATACGCGATTGGCAAGTTACTGTAGCCTTGAAAGAACTACCCGACCGAATAACTTGCCCACAATACTAAGGAGGGAAATGCCCCGGTAATTGTTGCAATCACCGCGGTCTCCCTTTCCTTTGTACAATGTGATGATGTTAGCATCACGCATATCCTGTGGGAACATTCCTTTCTCCCAACATTTCCACAACAGACTATGCAGAATTGGGCCCACACACTCGAGTTTTATGATGTCTGCTTGAGCACCATCACTGCCAGGACTCTTTCCACGTTTCAGCTGCTTCACAGCCTTATGAAATTCCTCTATAGAAGGTGGCGCCTCTAGTTCGACCCAAGTTGCTAATTTTGGCGTGTGTACTAGGGCCTCTGAGTCAATAGCAATTGGGTTCGAATAGAGTTTGGTGTAATGTTCCACCCATCGTCCGAGTTGACGGCAGCTATCAGTTATGATAGTACCGTCCACTTCTTTAAGAGGggctgtttttagggttccgtacctcaaaaggaaaaaacggaacccttataggatcactcgtgcgtctgtctgtctgtctgtctgtctgtctgtctgtctgtccgtctgtcacagacgattttctccggaactactggaccaatcaagttgaaatttggtacacatatgtaagtttgtgacccaaatacggacatgtaacgtaaacaaatgaattttaaacatgggggccacttttggggggtaaatgaaaaaatgaaaaaaattaatttttcaaactatatcatgttacatatcaaatgaaagagcttattgtaaggatctcaaatatattttttttataattttcgaataaacagtttagaagttattcaagaaaataggcaaaaaattaccattcccccccccttatctccgaaactactaagtcttaaattaaaaaaaaaatacataaaataggtctatacctatagatgacaggaaaacctattagaaatgtacagtcaagcgtgagtcggacttaattacagtttttgatccgacccctacggattttttaaagagatttcactcacgtttcacataaaaaatacattattaacagtgccggattacttagagtagtagttttcttagagtaattggtgataattttctgataagataatcattttaaatatttaacggtcttacctacttacgagtaattgtaaggtcaaattaaaaataatgtttaaaaaaatatgttaaattgagagctagctcaaagttttttgtactcgtcgactttaatggttgaattaataaagactttgtaaccaataagcaaaacaagcacgtgtttacggcaccacgttcagggagggcaccaaaatgccaggttgaaaaaggtgaacaaattttaaaattagggacagacacatcgtttttaccacacgatttttttagctgtccaaaagctaatttgcaaaaataatggcgcgtaattctttgggaaacaatcggtagcagtagaagagtcgtgattacatgcatagattcgatttcaacccactcttttgcggttcggcgttaggtcttatgcgaggccttctgccttacggcaaagttgatcttctgccttaattacacgtgggcgtggatccaaatccaagctttcctctttcgcagctgggcctactgcctttctcacacttcgccaattcaatttcaagctctctgctttcttgcatattttatgcatgaaaacaacctcgctgagacccttaaatatcgagccctatgcgaagctaggctgatagaaaactgtcccatcccttctctgtatgaaatcctggattcgcgcctggttgggactaaaactaaaattgcgtttttatatcgaaaaattttcgcgctcgcttcgctcgcgttttcatttactttataaggtatgataaaggtgacattcgggtggcgactgcagcaacattactctgttgcaacgttactgctgcagtactgtcaacttccgtgataaaatgatgtgactgatttccatactaaaagtaaaaatgtacaactgtctatcatattccgttttaaatcgaaaaatttccgcgctcgcttcgctcgcgtttctattactttctacgctatgataaaggtgacattcgggtggcgactgcaacagcattaggtactctgttgcaacattactgctgcggcactgacaattttcgtgataaaatgatgtgactgatttccattctcagctgtaatgcggcaatgaacttctctcaatttaccaaaaaaacaatgtaatcttgatgaccctagggagaagGGGcatctagaaatgcttagggcatcaaaatatcttaatccggcactgattgttaaaaattgtgtaatatacggaacccttggaacgcgagtccgactcgcacttggccggtttttttaggcACGGGACCCAGAACCTGCTTGATACCCGAGTAAACACCGCTGAAGTTACCGACGTCAGCGCACTTTTGAATATTTGTGCACACGTTCGTCCAGTACACATTTGCAAAGTGTCGTGCATTTCGCTGTAGAGTTGACGTGGCGTTTTTAAGGTCTTCCCGTGTTTCAAGAGTGGGCTTCATGCGGTGTTTCAATGCAGCTTCACGTTTGGAGTCAAGAAGAGGTTTTAAATGCTCTGAGTTTTCAGCGAACCAATCCTGGGTCTTAGTTTCCTGGTAACCGAAAACTGAGCAGGCAGTGTCTGTTAGCAACGCTCTGACGCTCCTCCACATGTCGTCTACTTGCGCATTCTCACTCCAGGTTGATTCCGCGCTTTTTACCAACTCCCCAAATTTACTGACCATCTCGTCATTCCTGGTATTCAGAACGTTGACTTTCTTCTTACCCGGAGGTCTGGACGAATGGATTTTCTTTTGAGTGAAGGCAACGCGCGCTACCACCATGGAGTGATCGGTGTCACACTCTGCACTGTGAAAGGTTCTGGTGTGGAGTGTTTCGCGTAGGTCTTTCTTTCTGGTGAGGATCATATCCAGCTGATGCCAATGACCCGAGCGAGGGTGTTTCCATGAAACTTTGCGCGATAATTTGCCCTTAAAATATGTATTGGTGACGCACAGTAGGTTTCTAGAACAAAACTCTAGCAGACGCTGGCCATTTTCGTTTTGTTTACCGATACCATGTTCACCAATACAGTTCTGCCACGCATCACGGTCTTGACCGATTCTAGCGTTAAAATCGCCTAGAATATACAGGCGATCGGAAGATTTTACACCGCGCACTGTTTCATTGAGTTGGTCGTAAAATTGGTCCTTGGCCTCGTCCGTTGATGGTAGTGTTGGAGCGTACGCGGAGATGAGGGTAATGTAGCCGCTGGTTGTGTTAACTCGCAACACCATTATACGCTCGGAGACCCCATGAGGCTTTTCGATTGCTTTAAGCAAATCATTGCGAACGGCGAAGCCAACACCGTGCTCACGAACAGCATTAGCCCTCTTACCCCTCCAGAAGAACGTGTATTGTGCCTCGCGCAGTGAGCCTTCATCAGGTAGCCTGGTTTCTTGTAGAGCTGCTATTGATATGTTAAGTCTATCTAATTCCATGCTGATTACAGCCGTCTTACGCAGGTCGCATGCGTTGCTGTTACTTGAGCCCCCCACGGTGTCCGGGAGGCCTGTCCTCATAGTACGGACATTCCATGTCGCAATGCGCATGGATAAGCGGGTTGTGTTATTATTTCTTTTTGACTGTTTTTCAGCAGGTGAAGTACgttattatttcatttattatttcatttatttattgcatagtcattaacataaattacataataagaTGTTACAGTTAAGTTGGCCAATTCATgacaccctgttag includes:
- the LOC134795526 gene encoding 3-phosphoinositide-dependent protein kinase 1 isoform X1; translated protein: MSGLTIRVNKRGSRGSDTLLEAANRILRLLGVSSTKRGKQPSPKTKTTGEIRAPIAAAESAAESPVKMQAQPAAAANKRTANDYIFRKLIGEGCYSTVFFATDIHTGKEYAIKVCEKRQIIKEKKREYIKREKDALNMLFNVAHGFVKLYCTFQDEERLYFVLSYAKNGELLSYINKVGSFELNVAKFYAAELLMALESMHAKGIIHRDLKPENILLDENMHLQIADFGTTKILDPEEIRSTPNKTDDDQTLAENDRQRKISFVGTAQYVSPELLHNRVDTRASDLWALGCIIYQMISGLPPFRGSNEFLTFQKILKLDYEFPEGFPADAKDLVEKLLVLDYSKRIGANDTGNTYESIRNHPFFEGINWDNVWTQSPPTISPYLPGGSFEEEYPLDHLEPGLDQNQLVRLWKFDLSTSEGILTISPEERRRRLEAQERDNKWHQFVDGELILKQGLIDKRKGLFARRRMLLLTTGPRLFYVDPVNMVLKGEIPWSPKLRVEAKNFRIFLVHTPNRTYYLEDPESYALEWARVINEVRIGTYGRDTT
- the LOC134795526 gene encoding 3-phosphoinositide-dependent protein kinase 1 isoform X2, whose product is MQAQPAAAANKRTANDYIFRKLIGEGCYSTVFFATDIHTGKEYAIKVCEKRQIIKEKKREYIKREKDALNMLFNVAHGFVKLYCTFQDEERLYFVLSYAKNGELLSYINKVGSFELNVAKFYAAELLMALESMHAKGIIHRDLKPENILLDENMHLQIADFGTTKILDPEEIRSTPNKTDDDQTLAENDRQRKISFVGTAQYVSPELLHNRVDTRASDLWALGCIIYQMISGLPPFRGSNEFLTFQKILKLDYEFPEGFPADAKDLVEKLLVLDYSKRIGANDTGNTYESIRNHPFFEGINWDNVWTQSPPTISPYLPGGSFEEEYPLDHLEPGLDQNQLVRLWKFDLSTSEGILTISPEERRRRLEAQERDNKWHQFVDGELILKQGLIDKRKGLFARRRMLLLTTGPRLFYVDPVNMVLKGEIPWSPKLRVEAKNFRIFLVHTPNRTYYLEDPESYALEWARVINEVRIGTYGRDTT